GGTCGGCATGGCGCCCGCGGTCATCTTCCTTGTCGCGCTGGCTTTCGTGCCGGAATCGCCACGCTACCTCGTCGCTGCGGGCAGGCTGGATGCCGCCCGCCGCGTGCTCGGCCGGCTGAGTCATCCCGACGACGCCGACGCCAAGGTGCGCGAGATTCAGGAGACCGTGCAGGCCGATCACAAGCCGCGCATGAGCGACCTCTACGACAAAACGCGCGGCCGCATTTTCCCGATCCTGTGGGTCGGCATTGGCCTCGCCGTGCTGCAGCAGTTCGTCGGCATCAACGTCGTCTTCTATTACGGCGAGGTGTTGTGGAAAGCCGCCGGCTTCACCGAGGCGAACGCGCTGCTTCAGAACGTGATCAGCGGCGGCGTGAACATCGTTGCCACGATCCTCGCGATCATTCTCATCGACAAGCTCGGCCGCAAGCCGCTGCTCCTCTGGGGATCCGTCGGCATGGCGCTCACGCTCGGGCCTCTGGCTTACATCTTCGGCACCGCGCCGACCGAAAACGGCACGCTGCAGCTTACCGGCACGAACGGCACCGTCGCTCTCCTCATCGCGAACGCCTACGTGTTCTTCTTCTGCGTCTCGTGGGGCCCGGTGATGTGGGTCATGCTCGGCGAGATGTTCCAGAACAAGTTCCGCGGCGCCGCCCTGGCCGTGAGCGGCTTCGCGCAATGGATCGCCAACTTCGCCGTCACCTTCACCTTCCCGAAACTGCTCCTCAGTTTCGGCCTGGGCACCGCCTACGGCATCTACACGTTCTTCGCCATCATCTCGATTCTCTTCGTGGTAAAAGCCGTGGCAGAAACCAAGGGCAAGACGCTCGAAGAAATGGAGTAGGAAAAATGATCTTTCGCGGCATCATCGTGAGCAGCCCCGCGGACGCGCTTGCAGTTGGTATCCCGCACTGTTAGAAACGGTTCCTCAAGCCATTTGCGACCTCATCCTTTGAACGCGCAAGGGGCCTGATGTTTCGGAGCGCCTCAAAAGTTCAGGCCTGACAGAGGCCATCACGGACCGAGAGATGATCTCCAGGTCGTTGATTGTCGGATAGGCTCGAGTGGCGAAATTGGCAGACGCGCCAGACTTAGGATCTGGTTCCGCAAGGAGTGTGGGTTCAAGTCCCTCCTCGAGCATTTCTCCGCATCAGAACTTTCCCCGATTGATGGCGGATTCGTCCTCTCCCTAGACTCAGGGGTAATGACGAGCGATTCTGCCGCCCTCACATTCGCACGCGGGACTTCTCGGGAAGTGGCACCGCGGGAAGCGATTTCGTCGCCAGCCCAATCTGCCTCCGCATGAAGGAAGCGGCCCGCCCGCGCTGGCGCATCTGGCTTCGTCGCCTCGGCCTGGGCCTTCTGATCCTCCTCGGACTTCTCGTCATCTTCCATCGGCCCCTCATCTTCGAGGGCACGCGCTACTTCGTCGTCCGCGCAGCGAAGCAACAGCATCTCGACCTCACCTACGACATCGAAGGCTCGATCTTTTCGACGCTCACGATCTCGAAGATACGCGGCGTTCCGACCGAGCCCGGCCCGATCCAGCGCCTCGAAATCGGCACGATCAATCTCCGCTACAGCCTGTGGGATTTCGTGCAGAAAGGCCTGCCCGCGCTGCTCAAGATGGTCGATCTCCGCGACGTTTACGTGGAGATCACCCCGACGGAGCAACCGCCCCCCGCCAAGGCCGCGAAGCCCCAGCAGATCAAGTTCCCCGCCCTTTTTCCCGAAACGCTCAACATCGCGAACGTCAACTTCGTCTCGCACGCCGCCACCGGCGACACCACGCTCGAAGGCTTTTTCTTCAGCCTGCTGCCCGATCGCCCCGGAATCCTGAAAATTGGCACGCTGGATATTCCTGGCGTTCGTCGCTGGCAGGGCATCTCCGCCGCGACATCGTTTCGCGACCGCAATCTGCTCCTCACCGATCTCTTCATCGACAACGAGATCGCCCTGCGTCGCTTCAATCTCGACGCCTCGGAACTCGATGACGCCAGGCTACGCGTCGGCCTCGACGGCACATTCTTCGGCGCAGCCACCACCCTCACCGCCGCGATCACGGAGCTCAACGCCGCCAACCAGCTCGCCCTCGATCTGCAATGCAACGGCCTCGATTTCACCGCCGTGTCGGACTATCTGCACCTCGATCTCCCGGCAAAAGGAACGCTCCGCCAGCTCGCCGTGAAATTCGATGGCGCGCTCGAATCCCCCGCGACGTGGACCGGCCGTGTCGATGCCAGCCTCGACCAGCTTGCGTTTCAAGAACAGCCGCTCGGCGTTGTCGCGCTGACCTCCACGCTCGAGAAATCGCAGGCCCACACGACGGTCGAGGCAAGCGTGGACCCACAGACCACGGCCCGGCTCCGCATGGACACCGAACTTCCGGAAAAACTCGCCAACCTTGCCCGACCAGCCGTTACCGGCCGACTCGAACTCAAGTCCACCAACCTCGCGCCCCTCACCCAGCGCCAGCCTACGCCCATTCAGGGCGATCTCGCCCTCACCACCGACTTCCGCCTCGCGAAGAACCGGCTCACCGCCGACGCCGTCGTGAATTCCGAACGCCTCGCGACCGTCGACGCCGAACTCTCCAAGACTCATTTCATTCTCCACGCGGAAAAGAACCTCGACCAAAAGCCCGACGCGCCGCCGTTCCTCGGCCTGCTCACTCACGCAGACGGTCG
The sequence above is a segment of the Chthoniobacterales bacterium genome. Coding sequences within it:
- a CDS encoding sugar porter family MFS transporter: MSNPSQHKPANAQILLISCVAAIGGFLFGFDSGVINGTVGALKLAFKSDAAVSGFNVASMLLGCAIGAFIAGNLADKFGRKTVMIVTAILFTIAAWGSGIARSSEEFVAYRLLGGFAIGAASVICPAYISEIAPAAIRGRLASLQQLAIVLGLFVAFLSNYLIAHAAGGSTGHWLLGFEGWQWMFWVGMAPAVIFLVALAFVPESPRYLVAAGRLDAARRVLGRLSHPDDADAKVREIQETVQADHKPRMSDLYDKTRGRIFPILWVGIGLAVLQQFVGINVVFYYGEVLWKAAGFTEANALLQNVISGGVNIVATILAIILIDKLGRKPLLLWGSVGMALTLGPLAYIFGTAPTENGTLQLTGTNGTVALLIANAYVFFFCVSWGPVMWVMLGEMFQNKFRGAALAVSGFAQWIANFAVTFTFPKLLLSFGLGTAYGIYTFFAIISILFVVKAVAETKGKTLEEME